The Chloroflexus aggregans DSM 9485 genome segment AGGAGATTACCATGAGTGTACAGAGCACCCGTGGCCGCCGCGTAAAGGCAGCACGAACCAACAATTTACTCTATCTGTATATTGCCGTCGGCGTTATTGCAGTGATTGCTATCACTGCGTTGGTGGTATTGCTCACCCGTAATACTGCCGAGATTACAACACCTACCGCGCCGGTCGGGCGCACCGACGATGGGTTTTACTACAAGGGCAATCCCGATGCACCGGTAAAAGTGATTGCCTTTGAAGATTACCAGTGCCCTGGGTGTGCGTTCTTTACCCGTAATCTCGAACCGATCCTCGAACGCGATTATATCAATACCGGAAAAGTGCAGTTTATCTACCACGAACTGCCACTCACCAACATTCATCCCAACGCCCTACCGGCTGCCGAAGCGGCCCGTTGTGCCGGTGATCAAGGCAAGTTCTGGGAAATGCACGGCCAGCTCTTTGCGAACCAGAGTATCTGGTCGCAACTAAATTCACCGTTGAATACTTTTAGTGGTTACGCCGGCATTATCGGGATTGACCGCGCAGCGTTCGATTCGTGTATGCAGGCCGCTACTCACCGTGAAGCTATCTTGGCTGCTGCTCAATCGGCAGCCGAACTTGGCGTGCAGGCGACTCCATCGTTTAGCGTCAACGGTCAGATCGTTGACTCGAACCGTTTGTTTACTGCAATCGACGCAGCACTACGTGCAGCCGGTCGTTAACTAGAGACGTATGACCTGCGGGAGTGAAGCGAAGTATCGACTGCGGCAGTCCCCCTGCTGTCCTACATCCTACCAGTGTGGACTGCGGCAGTCCCCCTGCCGCCCAGCGTCCTGGCAGTGTGGCAGCCCGTCATATGGACTGCGGTAGTCCCACTGCCGCCAATAATTGACGACCCGCCGTTTCCGGCTTATAATGAGCCGGTTTTTCAACATCGTGAGGAGTGCTGTCGCCGTGCAAAACCGAAATCTGTCTGCACTCATTTTGATCATTGTTGTCTTGGGATTAGCTCTTGCCATCAACTTCGCCCCCAACAACAACTTTCTTGGCCGTGATGTCAGTGTCCGCCTTGGTCTCGACCTGCAAGGTGGGATTCAAGTCTTATTGCGTGCGGCCGATCCAAATGCCACCGCTGAACAGATCGCTACCGCTGCCGGTGTGATCGAGCAGCGTGTCAATGCACTCGGTGTCGGTGAAACGGTTGTCCAACGCGCCGGCAACGACCGAATCATTGTCGAATTGCCCGGCGTCGCTAATCCCGAACAGGCGATTGAAACCTTACGCGGCACCGGACGACTAGAGTTCATCGACTCGCAAGGCCAATATCTGGCTGAGGGTACTATCGTCCGCACGTCAAACAGTCCTAATCCGCCGCAATTACTCGAAACCGATACCATAACCGACCCCAACAGCCTTGGCCCGATCTATCAGAGTATTACCGATGGCGCCGACCTTGATACGGGAGCCGTCCAACCCACTTTCTCGCAAGGTGGCGCGCTTGGCAGCCGCCCCGCCGTCTCGTTTGCCTTCCGTGGCGCTTCGGCTCAGCGGCTGGCTTCGTTTACCGCCGCTAATGTTGGCAAACCAATGTGCATCGTCCTGGATAATGTGGTGGTGAGCTGCCCGGTGATCAATGCAGCTCTGACCGATGGTTCAGGCGTGATCGAAGTGACGACCGAAGCCGAGCGTAATCAGATTTTTAATAAGTTAAAGTATGGTGCCTTGCCGGTACCGCTGGTGGTCGAGACGAGCCGTACCGTGACCGCTACACTCGGACAAGAGAGTGTATCTGCGAGTATTGTGGCCGGTATCATCGGGCTATCGGTGGTCGCAATCTTTATGATCCTCTTTTACCGCGGCCCTGGCCTGATTGCGACCATCGCTTTGCTGATCTACACGGCCATCAGTTTCGCTATTTACCGACTCATCCCGGTAACGCTCACCCTACCGGGTATTGCCGGCTTTATCCTCTCGATCGGTTTGGCCGTCGATGCCAATGTGCTGATCTTTGCGCGTCTGCGCGAAGAGTACCGCCGCGGTCGCGATATTCGCAATGCGCTTGAGTTGGCGTTTGTCGAATCTTGGCCGGCTATTCGCGACTCGAGCGTTTCAACATTGATCACCAGTATTGTGCTATTTATGTTCGGCAACAGCTTCGGTGTTAGCTTGATCAAGGGCTTTGCCCTAACCCTTGGGTTGGGTATTGTGATCAGCCTGTTTACCGCGGTTATCGTCACCCGTACCTTTATGCGCATAGTGTTACCGCTGTTTAGCGATGAGCGGGCATGGTGGTTTGGTGTTGACCGGCGCAATCCAGAAACGGCGGTAACGGCAATATCGTGACAACACCCGATGCAGATGAAGAAAACCGAACTCGCGCCATAATACCGGAGTAACATTTGTATGGAACACCTCGTTCGCCGTCGCTACTGGTGGTTTGCCTTTTCACTGCTGGTAATCTTGCCGGGCCTTTACATGCTTTTCTTGCATCCGCTCATTACCACCGGACGGTTTGCCATTGGGTTGAAGCCGAGCATTGATTTTGCCGGTGGCGCACTATGGGAACTGCGCTTTCCCGATACAGCGCCGGAGAAGCTTACTACCGATCAGATCGCACAGGCGTTTGCCACCGCCGGCTTTGAAAACGCCCAAGTCCAACTGAGTCCAACCGTTATCAATGGGCAAACGGTAGCCGCAGCCCTGGTCCGCACTCGTCCGCTCAGTGAGTCGGATCCCAACCGCGAAATCGAGGCCGTTACGAACGCATT includes the following:
- a CDS encoding DsbA family protein, with protein sequence MSVQSTRGRRVKAARTNNLLYLYIAVGVIAVIAITALVVLLTRNTAEITTPTAPVGRTDDGFYYKGNPDAPVKVIAFEDYQCPGCAFFTRNLEPILERDYINTGKVQFIYHELPLTNIHPNALPAAEAARCAGDQGKFWEMHGQLFANQSIWSQLNSPLNTFSGYAGIIGIDRAAFDSCMQAATHREAILAAAQSAAELGVQATPSFSVNGQIVDSNRLFTAIDAALRAAGR
- the secD gene encoding protein translocase subunit SecD encodes the protein MQNRNLSALILIIVVLGLALAINFAPNNNFLGRDVSVRLGLDLQGGIQVLLRAADPNATAEQIATAAGVIEQRVNALGVGETVVQRAGNDRIIVELPGVANPEQAIETLRGTGRLEFIDSQGQYLAEGTIVRTSNSPNPPQLLETDTITDPNSLGPIYQSITDGADLDTGAVQPTFSQGGALGSRPAVSFAFRGASAQRLASFTAANVGKPMCIVLDNVVVSCPVINAALTDGSGVIEVTTEAERNQIFNKLKYGALPVPLVVETSRTVTATLGQESVSASIVAGIIGLSVVAIFMILFYRGPGLIATIALLIYTAISFAIYRLIPVTLTLPGIAGFILSIGLAVDANVLIFARLREEYRRGRDIRNALELAFVESWPAIRDSSVSTLITSIVLFMFGNSFGVSLIKGFALTLGLGIVISLFTAVIVTRTFMRIVLPLFSDERAWWFGVDRRNPETAVTAIS